From one Deltaproteobacteria bacterium genomic stretch:
- the pyk gene encoding pyruvate kinase yields the protein MIRTKIVATIGPSSNTRPKLEAMIDAGMNIARLNFSHGTYEEHGEVINTIRSLSRTMNRPIGILLDLQGPKIRTGTLRGGRPVELKKGGTIRITTRKIEGTAEMVSTTYTHLPKDVKKGDRILIDDGLIELMVLFKRKDTIKCKIISGGLLKEHKGINLPGVAVSAPSLTDKDRRDINFGIKVSVDYFALSFVRKAEDLRQVKRFIRRQGHHTPVVAKIEKPEALDNMDAILEEADAVMVARGDLGVELNPEQVPCEQKKVIAAAVRANKPVITATQMLESMCTNPIPTRAEASDVANAIFDGTDAVMLSGETASGRYPVQAVRMMAKIAAQSEGSKFMRFNLQHKKDPTDLVPQAVAQSAVNILQDLKAKGIVVFTFSGSTAQLISQKRPSKPVYAFTPSLRVYNRLSLMWGITPLYIANIDKTDRLIQASENILIDKRIARKNDIIIIVIGFGLKKGSTNVIKIHRVGRAD from the coding sequence ATGATCAGGACGAAAATAGTGGCCACCATCGGCCCATCCTCCAACACCCGGCCGAAATTGGAAGCAATGATCGACGCCGGGATGAACATCGCGCGGCTCAACTTCTCCCACGGCACATACGAGGAGCACGGGGAAGTCATCAATACCATCCGTTCCCTTTCCCGCACCATGAACAGGCCCATCGGTATTCTCCTGGACCTCCAGGGGCCCAAAATCCGCACCGGAACGCTAAGAGGCGGCCGCCCGGTAGAGCTGAAAAAAGGCGGCACCATCCGCATCACAACCCGGAAAATAGAAGGCACGGCGGAAATGGTTTCCACCACCTACACCCACCTGCCCAAGGACGTCAAAAAGGGGGACAGGATACTCATCGACGACGGCCTCATCGAGCTTATGGTCCTTTTTAAACGCAAAGACACTATCAAGTGTAAAATAATCAGCGGCGGGCTCCTGAAAGAACACAAGGGCATCAACCTGCCGGGCGTCGCCGTGTCCGCACCGTCGCTCACGGATAAAGACCGGCGGGATATCAATTTCGGCATCAAGGTAAGCGTAGACTATTTCGCCCTCTCCTTTGTAAGAAAGGCCGAAGATTTGAGGCAGGTCAAGCGGTTCATCAGACGCCAGGGGCATCATACGCCGGTTGTCGCCAAGATTGAAAAACCGGAGGCCCTGGACAATATGGACGCCATCCTCGAAGAGGCCGACGCCGTCATGGTTGCCAGGGGGGACCTCGGCGTCGAGCTCAATCCGGAACAGGTTCCCTGCGAGCAGAAGAAAGTCATCGCGGCCGCCGTCCGTGCCAACAAGCCGGTCATCACGGCCACGCAGATGCTGGAAAGCATGTGCACCAATCCGATACCGACGCGTGCCGAAGCCTCGGATGTCGCCAATGCCATTTTCGATGGGACGGACGCCGTCATGCTGTCCGGGGAAACGGCTTCAGGTCGATACCCGGTGCAGGCGGTGAGGATGATGGCAAAAATAGCGGCTCAGTCCGAAGGATCGAAATTCATGCGTTTCAACCTCCAGCATAAAAAGGACCCTACGGACCTGGTTCCCCAGGCGGTCGCCCAATCGGCCGTCAACATTCTCCAGGATCTAAAGGCCAAGGGAATCGTCGTTTTCACTTTTTCCGGCAGCACGGCCCAGCTGATCTCTCAAAAACGCCCCTCGAAACCCGTTTACGCCTTCACGCCCAGCCTTCGTGTCTACAACCGCCTGTCCCTCATGTGGGGCATCACCCCGCTGTACATCGCCAATATCGACAAAACCGACCGCCTTATCCAGGCCAGTGAAAACATCCTGATAGACAAGCGTATCGCCAGAAAAAATGACATCATCATCATCGTCATCGGTTTCGGCCTGAAAAAGGGCTCCACCAACGTCATCAAAATTCACCGGGTGGGTCGGGCCGACTGA